The following are encoded in a window of Colletotrichum lupini chromosome 3, complete sequence genomic DNA:
- a CDS encoding ubiquinone biosynthesis mono0xygenase COQ6, protein MATTRVLLARNRSVCRSCTRKIQTQACRSYASVGATSSASEPDVYDVVCVGGGPAGLSLLSALRANPVTSRLRVALVEAQDLSKIRAWNLPADKFSNRCSSLTPTSAQYLNTIGAWSHIKRDRVQDYNEMQVWDGVSGARIEFDWPAGSAPGKTIAYMCENLNLTSGLLSRLEELGGVSVFENAKVENISFGEETEDLDLTQWPVVHLSGGKQLHARLLVGADGANSPVRTFAGIKAQGWDYGRHGVVATLQLEGEGWGGEHNKIAYQRFLPTGPVAMLPMPGNYSTLVWSTTSANAALLKSLSPKDFISMVNAAFRLSPVDLEFMHKQESGQSEELAWRLEHTPFDHRAIPQQVVGVQEGTVASFPLKMRHADTYTAERIALVGDAAHTIHPLAGQGLNQGQGDVQSLVKTIETAVSTGQDLGTTLSLEAYNAERYVANHIVLGVCDKLHKLYSVESGPLVPLRSLGLSAVNALGPLKKFFMDQASTTGAKLF, encoded by the exons ATGGCGACCACCAGGGTCCTCTTGGCCAGAAACCGGTCGGTCTGCAGGTCTTGTACACGTAAAATTCAGACCCAGGCTTGCCGGTCCTATGCGAGCGTAGGCGCAACATCCTCAGCATCCGAGCCAGACGTCTATGATGTCGTTTGCGTGGGAGGTGGACCGGCAGGCTTGAGTCTTCTGAGCGCTCTTC GGGCTAACCCAGTCACATCCCGTCTCAGGGTAGCACTCGTCGAAGCTCAAGATCTCTCTAAGATTCGCGCGTGGAACCTCCCGGCCGACAAGTTCTCGAATCGATGCAGCTCCCTCACCCCGACCTCAGCACAATACCTCAACACAATTGGAGCCTGGAGCCACATCAAGCGCGATCGCGTCCAAGACTACAATGAAATGCAGGTTTGGGACGGTGTTAGTGGCGCGAGAATCGAATTCGACTGGCCGGCGGGTTCGGCGCCGGGCAAGACAATTGCATACATGTGCGAGAACCTCAACTTGACCTCCGGTCTCTTGAGCCGTCTGGAGGAGCTTGGTGGAGTCTCGGTATTCGAAAACGCAAAGGTCGAGAACATCAGCTTCGGAGAGGAAACGGAGGACCTGGACTTGACGCAGTGGCCTGTTGTTCATTTGTCAGGCGGAAAGCAGCTCCACGCAAGACTGCTGGTCGGAGCTGACGGCGCAAATAGCCCTGTGAGGACCTTTGCCGGTATCAAGGCGCAGGGCTGGGACTATGGCAGACATGGCGTTGTTGCGACGCTCCAGTTGGAGGGCGAGGGATGGGGCGGGGAACACAACAAGATCGCGTACCAGCGCTTCTTGCCTACTGGCCCTGTGGCAATGTTGCCGATGCCTGGGAACTACTCGACGCTGGTGTGGTCAACAACATCTGCCAACGCCGCACTTCTGAAAAGCCTGTCGCCGAAAGACTTCATCTCCATGGTCAACGCTGCCTTCCGACTAAGTCCCGTCGACCTGGAGTTTATGCACAAGCAGGAATCTGGTCAGTCTGAGGAGCTTGCCTGGAGACTGGAGCATACTCCTTTCGATCACCGGGCGATTCCTCAGCAGGTCGTTGGAGTTCAGGAGGGCACCGTTGCCTCTTTCCCGCTCAAGATGCGTCACGCAGACACTTATACCGCCGAGCGCATTGCCCTCGTTGGCGACGCGGCACACACCATCCACCCCCTGGCTGGGCAAGGCCTGAACCAGGGTCAAGGGGACGTCCAAAGTTTGGTCAAGACTATCGAGACAGCCGTTTCTACTGGCCAGGACCTAGGAACGACACTTTCCCTCGAGGCGTACAATGCGGAGCGCTACGTTGCGAATCATATTGTACTGGGCGTATGCGACAAACTTCACAAGCTATACTCTGTGGAGAGCGGGCCTCTTGTCCCATTGCGATCCCTTGGTCTTAGCGCGGTGAATGCTCTCGGCCCCTTGAAGAAGTTCTTCATGGACCAAGCCTCAACCACTGGCGCCAAGCTCTTCTAG
- a CDS encoding ATP synthase subunit 4 yields MASRLARSAVGANLLRPTLARRTLPAISASIAGARNASNVPAEDPKKKAQSIVDALPGNSLLSKTAILSSSAALSVYAISNEYYVVNEETVVAFCLLAVWGGLIKYGGPMYSEWAQGQADKIKGILNSARADHTQAVKGRIEDVQQMSGVVDITKSLFAVSKETAQLEAQAYEHQQKTALAAEAKAVLDSWVRYEGQVKARQQKELAETIIAKVTKELENPKVLQQILQQSIADVEKIVSSKAQ; encoded by the exons ATGGCGTCCCGCTTGGCTCGAAGCGCTGTCG GCGCGAACCTCCTCAGGCCGACCCTGGCCCGCCGCACTTTGCCCGCCATCTCGGCCTCGATCGCCGGTGCCCGCAACGCCTCCAACGTCCCCGCCGAGGATCCCAAGAAGAAGGCCCAGTCCATCGTCGACGCCCTCCCCGGCAACTCGCTCCTCTCCAAGACCGCCATCCTCTCCTCGTCCGCCGCCCTCAGCGTCTACGCCATCAGCAACGAGTACTATGTCGTCAACGAGGAGACCGTCGTCGCCTTCTGCCTGCTCGCCGTCTGGGGCGGTCTGATCAAGTACGGAGGCCCGATGTACAGCGAGTGGGCTCAGGGCCAGGCCGACAAGATCAAGGGCATCCTCAACTCCGCCCGTGCCGACCACACCCAGGCCGTCAAGGGACGCATCGAGGACGTCCAGCAGATGTCCGGTGTCGTTGACATTACCAAGTCCCTTTTCGCCGTTTCCAAG GAGACTGCTCAGCTTGAGGCTCAGGCCTACGAGCACCAGCAGAAGACCGCCCTGGCCGCCGAGGCCAAGGCCGTCCTCGACTCCTGGGTCCGCTACGAGGGCCAGGTCAAGGCTCGCCAGCAGAAGGAGCTCGCCGAGACCATCATCGCCAAGGTCACCAAGGAGCTCGAGAACCCCAAGGTCCTCCAGCAGATCCTCCAGCAGAGCATTGCTGATGTCGAGA AGATCGTCTCCTCCAAGGCCCAATAG